From Methanomassiliicoccales archaeon, a single genomic window includes:
- a CDS encoding alcohol dehydrogenase catalytic domain-containing protein, with protein sequence MKKVKAAVLVKPGQFEVREFPYPQIKDSHALLKVELCGICGTDKHIYKGETTLYGGTTAEVSVPFPIILGHEIVGIIAEIGSQANKTLWFPPDQRITVGDRVVVCPDIPCGRCFYCQNYGGGGFIWCENIKTYGNNLSCKEPPYLFGGMAEYMVLLPGTFVCKVPETIKPETAVLTELMAVTYNVDKAKEFYNIGGEGFKSGDTVVVQGVGPMGLMHIIKARILGAGDIIAIDSSEFRLGMAKEFGANYTINISKMSPKERIEFVYDLTHGRGADLTIECTGVPQAIIEGLELTRRGGMYIVAGVFVDTGDITLNPHRHICAKNIRLLGQTNHPPRGYLSSLKLFERYASYFPPFERIITHRFVIEDVEQAFAQAMDAHSTMKVVLACSA encoded by the coding sequence ATGAAGAAGGTCAAGGCAGCTGTGTTGGTAAAACCGGGACAATTTGAAGTTCGTGAATTTCCTTATCCTCAAATTAAAGATAGTCACGCTTTATTAAAGGTAGAATTATGTGGCATATGTGGAACGGATAAACACATATACAAAGGGGAAACGACCCTTTATGGAGGAACAACTGCCGAAGTTTCTGTCCCTTTCCCTATAATTTTGGGGCATGAAATCGTAGGAATTATTGCAGAAATTGGAAGCCAAGCAAATAAAACATTATGGTTCCCACCTGATCAACGGATAACAGTAGGAGATAGAGTTGTTGTTTGTCCGGATATACCTTGTGGTCGTTGCTTTTATTGTCAAAATTACGGTGGCGGTGGGTTCATTTGGTGTGAAAATATCAAAACATATGGCAACAACCTTTCTTGCAAAGAACCTCCATACCTTTTTGGCGGGATGGCAGAGTATATGGTTTTGCTGCCGGGCACTTTTGTTTGCAAAGTACCAGAAACTATAAAACCGGAGACCGCCGTGTTAACCGAACTTATGGCAGTTACGTATAATGTTGATAAAGCAAAAGAATTTTATAATATAGGTGGTGAAGGTTTTAAATCTGGCGATACTGTTGTGGTACAAGGGGTTGGGCCAATGGGACTGATGCATATTATCAAAGCTAGAATTCTTGGAGCTGGAGATATCATAGCAATTGATTCCTCCGAATTTCGACTTGGAATGGCTAAAGAATTTGGTGCAAACTATACAATCAATATTAGCAAAATGTCTCCAAAAGAAAGGATCGAGTTTGTTTATGACTTGACACACGGACGGGGGGCTGACCTGACAATTGAGTGCACTGGGGTACCACAAGCGATAATTGAAGGACTGGAGCTGACCCGCCGAGGAGGAATGTACATTGTGGCGGGTGTTTTCGTTGATACTGGAGATATTACATTGAATCCTCATAGACATATTTGTGCTAAAAATATTCGTCTACTCGGACAGACTAATCATCCGCCCCGTGGATACTTGTCAAGTTTGAAACTATTTGAGCGATATGCTAGCTATTTCCCTCCTTTTGAAAGAATAATCACGCACCGCTTTGTTATTGAAGATGTTGAGCAGGCTTTTGCCCAAGCAATGGATGCCCATAGTACAATGAAAGTTGTTCTCGCTTGTTCAGCATAA
- the iolG gene encoding inositol 2-dehydrogenase, whose protein sequence is MKKKVVNIGVLGTGRIGRLHIENIMRRIPEARVAAVVDVVEETARRCAEEFGIRKVSTNPEDVFSDPNIEAVLICTSTDTHADLIVAAAEAGKHIFCEKPIALNLEEIDRALFAVQKNRVKFMVGFNRRFDPNFAKAKELLLHGAIGKPELLRITSRDPAPPSLDYIRRSGGMFLDMTIHDFDMACFLLGEEVVEVYAVGEALVDPRIKEAEDIDTAVITLRFQSGALGVIDNSRRAAYGYDQRVEILGEKGMIRVENPRPHTVTVWNTSGENGPTLFSFFMDRYTEAFVQELRAFVSSLCEGRDPPVSGEEGRRPVVLALAAKKSLEEKRPVRPSEVDPRR, encoded by the coding sequence ATGAAGAAAAAAGTTGTGAATATAGGAGTACTTGGGACAGGTCGGATAGGACGGCTACACATAGAAAATATAATGCGACGAATTCCAGAAGCTCGTGTTGCAGCTGTGGTTGACGTTGTAGAAGAAACCGCCCGACGTTGTGCTGAAGAGTTTGGCATTCGCAAGGTCTCCACGAATCCGGAAGACGTTTTTTCTGACCCTAACATTGAGGCTGTGCTCATCTGTACGAGTACCGATACCCACGCTGATCTTATTGTGGCCGCCGCTGAAGCAGGTAAGCATATTTTTTGTGAAAAGCCTATTGCCTTGAACCTTGAAGAGATCGACCGTGCTCTTTTCGCAGTGCAGAAGAATAGAGTTAAATTTATGGTGGGGTTCAATCGCCGATTTGATCCTAACTTCGCTAAAGCCAAAGAACTCCTTTTGCATGGAGCTATCGGGAAGCCCGAGCTTTTACGGATCACCAGCCGCGATCCAGCTCCGCCCTCTTTAGATTACATCCGTCGCTCCGGTGGAATGTTCTTAGATATGACGATACACGATTTCGATATGGCTTGTTTTCTCCTTGGGGAGGAGGTGGTTGAAGTCTATGCAGTAGGTGAAGCATTGGTTGATCCCCGAATAAAAGAAGCCGAGGATATCGATACTGCCGTAATTACCTTACGCTTCCAAAGCGGAGCTTTAGGAGTGATTGACAACTCCCGACGAGCTGCCTATGGCTATGATCAGCGTGTGGAAATCCTTGGGGAGAAGGGCATGATCAGAGTGGAGAATCCTCGTCCACATACAGTTACGGTTTGGAACACGTCTGGAGAGAATGGTCCAACCCTTTTTTCATTCTTTATGGACCGCTATACCGAGGCTTTTGTCCAAGAACTTCGTGCCTTTGTCTCATCACTTTGTGAAGGACGGGATCCACCAGTAAGTGGAGAAGAAGGCCGCAGGCCGGTCGTTTTGGCTTTGGCCGCGAAAAAGTCTCTGGAGGAAAAACGACCGGTCCGACCGTCGGAGGTCGACCCGCGCCGCTAA
- a CDS encoding sugar ABC transporter ATP-binding protein, protein MKVQPVLSVQGVKKSFGRVQALKGVSFEVYPGEVVGLLGDNGAGKSTLIKLIMGVYRPDEGQIIFRGKDIRFFSPNEIRMLGIEAVPQGGAVIQFMDIARNFFLGREPQKRLFSFLKMLDLKKMKEEATKYIAEVGVQVRSPNERVSWLSGGERQAISIGRTLYFQSSLILLDEPTLNLSVRETDKLLHAVAEMKRRGVAVIFVTHNVYHVYFIGDKFVLLNRGEMLGVYNKEEVTAEELIEMIRTGKPKEAPNKARTNEIKRGET, encoded by the coding sequence ATGAAGGTCCAACCAGTATTATCTGTACAAGGCGTAAAAAAGTCTTTTGGCCGTGTGCAGGCATTGAAGGGGGTGTCATTTGAGGTATACCCGGGAGAAGTGGTCGGGTTACTTGGCGATAACGGCGCGGGTAAGAGCACGTTAATTAAACTTATAATGGGGGTTTATCGCCCCGACGAAGGTCAGATAATATTTCGGGGAAAAGACATTCGGTTTTTTTCTCCAAATGAAATCCGAATGTTGGGAATTGAAGCAGTGCCTCAAGGTGGAGCAGTGATACAGTTTATGGATATCGCAAGAAATTTCTTTTTAGGACGTGAACCCCAAAAGCGCCTTTTTAGTTTTCTGAAAATGCTTGATTTAAAGAAAATGAAAGAGGAAGCAACTAAATATATCGCCGAAGTTGGGGTACAAGTAAGAAGTCCTAATGAACGAGTGAGTTGGTTGTCCGGTGGTGAGAGGCAGGCCATAAGTATTGGTCGAACCTTATATTTTCAAAGCTCTTTAATATTGCTTGACGAGCCAACTTTGAACCTGTCTGTTAGGGAGACAGACAAGCTTCTCCACGCGGTAGCAGAGATGAAACGACGTGGGGTTGCGGTTATTTTTGTAACCCACAACGTTTATCATGTATATTTTATAGGGGATAAGTTTGTCCTTCTTAACCGAGGTGAGATGCTTGGGGTGTATAACAAAGAAGAAGTGACGGCAGAAGAGCTTATCGAAATGATACGAACGGGCAAACCAAAGGAGGCGCCGAATAAAGCGAGAACAAACGAAATAAAGCGCGGAGAAACTTAG
- a CDS encoding ABC transporter permease — MKTAKLLKSMPAFPSLGVIVAFILLVVVFSLLSDKFFTLSTFAGILTIAAELVPVALAVALLMISGEFDLSVGSVYASAGVLLASLLNKGINDFVAFICVLFFGLIIGSVNSLLTLRLRIPSFIVTLGTMMTIRGIVLVVTGGFPVSFQGKSLLLNILNGPFIYEFRFSALWLLVFLALFMFLLNRTQHGNWSCAAGGNPEVANMLGVKVARVKLINFLLTAMFASIAGMFSFARFGMSYPTLGEGMELEAIASAVLGGCYLSGGFGTILGAFFGALVFSLLRVGLVLAGAPAYWYKAFIGIILVLGMVVNKGVLRRILGMDI; from the coding sequence AACAGCGAAGCTGCTGAAGTCAATGCCAGCTTTTCCCAGTCTTGGAGTAATAGTGGCGTTTATTCTCTTAGTTGTTGTTTTTTCTTTGCTATCTGATAAATTCTTTACCCTTAGTACTTTTGCTGGGATCCTTACAATAGCAGCCGAGCTTGTTCCAGTAGCATTGGCGGTTGCCCTATTAATGATCTCTGGCGAGTTTGATCTTTCTGTAGGTTCGGTCTACGCTAGCGCAGGCGTGTTACTTGCGAGTCTTTTGAACAAGGGTATAAATGATTTTGTAGCTTTTATTTGTGTATTGTTTTTTGGGCTTATTATAGGTAGCGTGAACAGCTTATTAACACTGCGTCTAAGAATACCTTCGTTTATTGTCACTTTGGGCACCATGATGACTATCCGGGGAATAGTATTAGTTGTTACTGGAGGGTTTCCTGTTTCTTTTCAAGGGAAAAGTTTATTACTTAATATTTTAAATGGCCCTTTTATATATGAATTTCGTTTTTCTGCATTGTGGTTATTAGTGTTTTTGGCTTTGTTCATGTTCCTCCTGAACCGAACGCAACATGGCAACTGGTCTTGTGCTGCTGGTGGTAATCCTGAAGTCGCTAATATGCTAGGTGTAAAAGTTGCTCGTGTTAAGTTGATAAACTTTTTACTAACGGCTATGTTTGCGAGCATTGCAGGAATGTTCAGCTTTGCTCGTTTCGGAATGTCCTATCCCACTTTAGGGGAGGGTATGGAGCTGGAAGCTATTGCTTCGGCTGTTTTAGGCGGATGTTATCTATCCGGTGGCTTCGGAACGATTTTAGGGGCCTTTTTTGGTGCTCTTGTGTTCTCGTTACTTCGTGTAGGCCTGGTTTTAGCTGGAGCGCCGGCCTATTGGTATAAGGCCTTTATTGGTATCATCCTTGTTCTCGGAATGGTTGTTAATAAAGGGGTTTTGCGAAGAATTCTCGGAATGGATATATGA